Proteins encoded together in one Chaetodon auriga isolate fChaAug3 chromosome 20, fChaAug3.hap1, whole genome shotgun sequence window:
- the LOC143338828 gene encoding uncharacterized protein LOC143338828: MSVLLALLRKPSVLAETFELCSLLMRSRQYKSSHQFKGAPLHTHKYTQVHTQLHTHNYTHTSTHTSTHTQVHTHNYTHNYTHTSTHKYTHNYTHTSTHKYTHNYTHTSTHTTTHTQVHTQLHTHKYTQVHTELYTHNYTHTTTHTTTHTEPHTEPHTQVHTSTHRTTHTQVHTQLHTHNYTHKYTHKYTHTSTHTTTHTQVHTQLHTHKYTQNYTHTTTHTQLHTQLHTQLHTQNHTQNRTHNCTHRTTHTQNHTHRTTHTQNHTQNYRHRTTHTEPHTQNCTHTEAHTHRSTHTEAHTQKHTHTEAHTQNYTHTEAHTQKHTQKHTHRSTHTEAHTHRSTHTEAHTQKHTRNHKHRTTHTEAHTHRSTHTELHTHRSTHTQKHTHRSTHTEPHTQNHTHRTTHTQKHTHTEPHTQNHTHRSTHTQKHTHRTTHTQKHTHTHR, translated from the exons ATGTCTGTCCTGTTG GCTCTGCTCAGGAAACCGTCTGTTCTCGCGGAGACGTTTGAACTCTGCAGTCTGCTGATGAGGAGCCGGCAG TACAAGTCCAGTCATCAGTTTAAAGGTgctccactgcacacacacaagtacacacaagtacacacacaactacacacacacaactacacacacacaagtacacacacaagtacacacacacaagtacacacacacaactacacacacaactacacacacacaagtacacacaagtacacacacaactacacacacacaagtacacacaagtacacacacaactacacacacacaagtacacacacaactacacacacacaagtacacacacaactacatacacacaagtacacacaagtacacacagaactatacacacacaactacacacacacaactacacacacaactacacacacagaaccacacacagaaccacacacacaagtacacacaagtacacacagaactacacacacacaagtacacacacaactacacacacacaactacacacacaagtacacacacaagtacacacacacaagtacacacacaactacacacacacaagtacacacacaactacacacacacaagtacacacaa aactatacacacacaactacacacacacaactacacacacaactacacacacaactgcacacacagaaccacacacagaaccgcacacacaactgcacacacagaaccacacacacacagaaccacacacacagaactacacacacacagaaccacacacagaACTACAGacacagaaccacacacacagaaccgcacacacagaactgcacacacacagaagcacacacacacagaagcacacacacagaagcacacacacagaagcacacacacacagaagcacacacacagaactacacacacacagaagcacacacacagaagcacacacagaagcacacacacagaagcacacacacagaagcacacacacacagaagcacacacacagaagcacacacacagaagcacacacggaaccacaaacacagaaccacacacacagaagcacacacacacagaagcacacacacagaactacacacacacagaagcacacacacacagaagcacacacacagaagcacacacacagaaccacacacacagaaccacacacacagaactacacacacacagaagcacacacacacagaaccacacacacagaaccacacacacagaagcacacacacacagaagcacacacacagaactacacacacacagaagcacacacacacacacaggtga